The following proteins are co-located in the Pseudomonas sp. DY-1 genome:
- a CDS encoding GGDEF domain-containing protein, producing MSDDAQRWKAKYLESLEQQEKLEKRWDARLDLLRRGLVRSSLAAEGSDKAVDQCMQELREIIRSEQMDAGLSALIPRLEKAVLDSEQRRQQRVEQNVSALSGIASRLLSLDLPREVRKGIKQFARRIDERARQPRELPALLAELGVLQGQALEVLSSADASVAKPGLLQRLFGSNREEASADPTPAAATGAEVAKPEAYRRAEPAQAAQKLSSPEPVPASQESAKSIDPVATLPANALVEPEHAIVDAAPVRSNALDSLPLSASILTGDGNPEYALPGLPEPGYSAIAPHVADSLRSLLDELDLPEHHQPQAAALRQRLEGGLNWYELVPVLDDFAVLVLAVTDSGHREFAGYLKQLNQRLVLFLEHLSAAHEGYSESLDSARALDDQLRAQVSGLQASVQDATDLNHLKESLEQRLDGLLDTMNRYQQQRSAREHEVGERLQVLMTRVATMEEEAKTFQNNLEVQRQKALRDPLTGLPNRAAWNERLEIELARQQRYGGDLLLAVIDIDHFKRINDGFGHLAGDKVLKIIAGELHRRLRKTDFIARFGGEEFAVLLPATPVEGGAQLMECLRLAIEACPFHFKGERVSITLSGGLTSLIAGEPSDIAFQRADEALYRAKHQGRNRIELALPKPSAGRSEPDPQGLSQPG from the coding sequence ATGAGCGACGACGCCCAGCGTTGGAAAGCCAAATACCTGGAAAGCCTTGAACAGCAGGAGAAGCTCGAGAAGCGCTGGGACGCTCGCCTCGACCTGCTGCGTCGTGGCCTGGTGCGCAGCTCCTTGGCGGCCGAGGGTTCAGACAAGGCGGTTGACCAGTGCATGCAGGAGTTGCGGGAAATCATCCGCAGTGAGCAGATGGACGCCGGTCTTTCGGCGCTGATCCCGCGTCTTGAGAAGGCGGTGCTGGACTCCGAGCAGCGTCGCCAGCAACGCGTGGAACAGAACGTCAGCGCCCTCTCGGGGATCGCCAGTCGCCTGCTCTCGCTCGATTTGCCGCGCGAAGTGCGCAAGGGGATCAAGCAGTTCGCCAGACGCATCGATGAGCGTGCGCGCCAACCCCGTGAGCTGCCGGCGCTGCTGGCCGAACTCGGTGTGCTACAGGGGCAGGCGCTTGAAGTGCTGTCCAGTGCCGACGCGTCAGTTGCCAAGCCTGGTCTGCTGCAACGGCTTTTCGGCAGCAACCGAGAGGAGGCGTCAGCTGATCCGACTCCGGCGGCAGCAACAGGGGCGGAAGTCGCGAAACCCGAAGCGTATCGACGCGCAGAGCCAGCGCAGGCCGCCCAGAAATTGAGCTCGCCCGAGCCTGTTCCAGCCTCTCAGGAATCGGCGAAGTCGATTGACCCTGTGGCCACCCTGCCGGCCAACGCCCTTGTTGAACCTGAGCACGCAATCGTCGACGCCGCCCCCGTGCGCAGCAACGCTCTGGACAGCTTGCCGCTTTCCGCTTCCATTCTGACCGGCGACGGCAACCCCGAGTACGCTCTGCCCGGCCTGCCGGAGCCGGGCTACAGCGCTATCGCCCCCCATGTGGCGGACAGCCTGCGCTCACTATTGGACGAGCTGGACCTTCCCGAGCACCACCAGCCGCAGGCAGCGGCCCTGCGCCAACGCCTGGAAGGGGGGCTGAACTGGTACGAACTGGTGCCCGTGCTGGATGACTTCGCAGTGCTGGTGCTGGCAGTGACCGACAGCGGACACCGCGAATTCGCCGGTTACCTCAAACAGCTGAACCAGCGCCTGGTGCTGTTCCTCGAGCACCTGAGCGCGGCACATGAGGGTTATTCCGAGTCGCTGGACAGTGCCCGCGCCCTGGACGACCAGCTGCGCGCACAGGTCAGCGGCTTGCAGGCCAGCGTGCAGGACGCTACCGACCTCAACCACCTCAAGGAGAGCCTGGAACAGCGCCTGGACGGTCTGCTCGATACCATGAACCGCTATCAGCAGCAGCGCTCGGCCCGCGAGCACGAAGTCGGTGAGCGACTGCAGGTGCTGATGACGCGGGTGGCGACCATGGAAGAAGAAGCCAAGACCTTCCAGAACAACCTCGAGGTCCAGCGCCAGAAGGCCCTGCGGGACCCGCTCACTGGCCTACCCAACCGTGCGGCCTGGAACGAGCGACTGGAAATCGAACTGGCCCGGCAGCAGCGCTACGGTGGCGACCTGTTGCTGGCGGTAATCGACATCGACCATTTCAAGCGCATCAACGATGGCTTTGGCCACCTGGCCGGCGACAAGGTACTGAAGATTATTGCCGGCGAACTCCACCGGCGACTGCGCAAGACCGACTTCATCGCACGCTTCGGCGGTGAGGAGTTCGCCGTCCTGTTGCCTGCGACTCCGGTGGAAGGCGGCGCGCAATTGATGGAATGCCTGCGACTGGCCATCGAAGCCTGCCCGTTCCACTTCAAGGGGGAGCGGGTTTCCATCACCCTCTCGGGCGGCCTGACATCGCTGATTGCCGGTGAGCCGAGCGACATCGCGTTTCAGCGAGCGGACGAGGCGCTCTACCGGGCCAAGCACCAGGGGCGCAACCGCATCGAGCTGGCCCTGCCGAAACCTTCGGCTGGGCGCAGCGAGCCCGACCCCCAAGGCCTCTCGCAACCAGGCTGA
- a CDS encoding endonuclease/exonuclease/phosphatase family protein, translating into MLRRWVGEREAGPCDARVNPHCDRGGLPADGRLRLLSFNIQVGISTERYRHYLTRGWQHLLPHTGRAGNLQRIGDLLGDYDLVALQEVDGGSIRSGYINQVEHLAQLGAFPYWYQQLNRNLGRIAQHSNGLLSRLQPSLLEDHPLPGPPGRGAILLRFGSGKNALAVVMMHLSLGARTRTRQLAYIRERVSGFRHLVLMGDMNTHANDLLEHSPLRDLGLLAPQVEATFPSWRPQRCLDHILLSSSLTLERVAVLSQPISDHLPVAVDIRLPVELQADLPLALS; encoded by the coding sequence ATGCTTCGACGCTGGGTGGGTGAGCGGGAGGCAGGCCCGTGCGATGCACGGGTCAACCCCCACTGCGACAGGGGCGGGTTGCCTGCCGACGGCCGCTTGCGCCTGCTCAGCTTCAACATCCAGGTCGGCATCAGCACCGAGCGTTACCGCCATTACCTGACCCGCGGCTGGCAGCATCTGTTGCCGCACACAGGCCGCGCTGGAAACCTCCAGCGCATTGGCGACCTGCTTGGCGACTACGATCTGGTCGCGCTGCAGGAGGTCGACGGCGGCAGCATCCGCTCCGGCTACATCAATCAGGTCGAGCACCTCGCCCAGCTCGGCGCCTTCCCGTACTGGTATCAACAGCTCAACCGCAATCTCGGGCGCATCGCCCAGCACAGCAACGGCCTGCTCAGCCGTCTGCAGCCCAGTCTCCTGGAAGACCACCCCCTGCCCGGCCCGCCCGGCCGCGGTGCGATCCTGCTGCGCTTCGGTTCAGGCAAGAATGCACTCGCCGTGGTGATGATGCACCTGTCGCTCGGCGCCCGTACCCGTACCCGCCAACTGGCCTATATCCGCGAGCGGGTAAGTGGCTTTCGCCACCTGGTGTTGATGGGCGACATGAACACCCATGCCAACGACCTGCTGGAGCATTCGCCCCTGCGCGATCTCGGCTTGCTGGCGCCGCAGGTCGAGGCGACTTTCCCCAGCTGGCGGCCACAACGCTGTCTCGACCATATCCTGCTCAGCTCCAGCCTGACCCTGGAGCGAGTGGCGGTGCTCAGCCAACCCATATCCGACCATCTGCCCGTGGCGGTGGACATTCGCCTGCCGGTTGAGCTGCAGGCCGACCTGCCCCTTGCCCTCAGCTAA
- a CDS encoding MarC family protein → MEILGIAVLIFLVTDPFGNIAIFIAALKGVAPERRLRVALRELLFALALLMLFLTFGDKILSGLGLSRESIAIAGGIILFIIALRLIFPRPEGVLGDLPGGEPMLVPLATPAVAGPSALAVLMTLRNTHQGALWELYVAVLLAWACTALILLQAAFLQRFLGDRGLMAVERLTGMLLIMLSVDMLLDNLQSILHLTP, encoded by the coding sequence ATGGAAATCCTAGGCATTGCCGTCCTGATCTTTCTGGTCACCGACCCCTTCGGCAACATCGCCATTTTCATCGCCGCACTCAAGGGCGTGGCGCCCGAGCGCCGCCTGAGGGTCGCCCTGCGCGAACTGTTGTTCGCGCTGGCCCTGCTGATGCTGTTCCTCACCTTTGGCGACAAGATCCTCAGCGGCCTCGGCCTCTCCCGCGAGTCCATCGCCATCGCCGGCGGCATCATCCTGTTCATCATCGCTCTGCGTCTGATTTTCCCGCGACCCGAAGGCGTGCTCGGCGACCTGCCCGGCGGCGAACCGATGCTGGTGCCGCTGGCCACCCCGGCAGTAGCTGGTCCGTCGGCCCTCGCGGTACTGATGACCCTGCGCAACACCCACCAGGGAGCGCTCTGGGAACTCTATGTCGCGGTGCTGCTGGCCTGGGCCTGCACGGCCCTGATCCTGCTGCAGGCTGCCTTCCTGCAACGCTTCCTCGGTGACCGTGGCCTGATGGCCGTGGAGCGCCTGACCGGCATGTTGCTGATCATGCTCAGCGTCGACATGCTGCTCGACAACCTGCAAAGCATCCTTCACCTGACCCCATGA
- the polA gene encoding DNA polymerase I: MSQAPLVLVDGSSYLYRAFHALPPLTTSAGLPTGAVKGVLNMLKSLRRQYPDSPFAVVFDAKGGTFRDEMFAQYKANRPSMPDELRVQVEPLHASVRALGLPLLCVEGVEADDVIGTLARQSAAGGRPVVISTGDKDMAQLVDGHITLVNTMTGSTLDIDGVKEKFGVGPELIIDYLALMGDKVDNIPGVPGVGEKTALGLLTGVGGGLDMLYASLDKVPELPIRGAKGLPAKLEEHKDMAYLSYKLATIKCDVELNVEIDALHPGEPDRDALAELYRTLEFKTWLDDLQRQAAKSGGEQLALEEAPVAEAEKRYEVVLEQPRLDAWMKKLEAAPLFAFDTETTSLDAQQAQVVGVSFAVEAGEAAYVPLAHSYMGVPAQLDRDSVLKALKPLLEDPHKAKVGQHAKYDMNVLANASTPIAVQGIAFDTMLESYVLDSTATRHDMDSLALKYLGQSTIRFEDIAGKGAKQLTFDQIALEQAGPYAAEDADVTLRLHQTLWQKLEAIPSLAKVLKEIEMPLVPVLARIERNGAYVDGKLLGQQSLELGEKMVGLERQAYELAGQEFNLGSPKQLGAILYEKLGLPVLAKTATGQPSTAENVLADLAEQDYELPKVIMQYRSLSKLKSTYTDKLPQQINPRTGRIHTSYHQAVAATGRLSSTDPNLQNIPIRTAEGRRIRQAFVAPKGYKLLAADYSQIELRIMAHLAKDEGLLDAFRHDRDVHRATASEVFGVALEEVSNNQRRSAKAINFGLIYGMSAFGLAKQIGVERKEAQAYIDRYFARYPGVLAYMERTREQAAQQGFVETLFGRRLYLPEIHSKNQAMRKGAERTAINAPMQGTAADIMKRAMVAVDDWLQESGLDARVILQVHDELVLEVREELVAQVSEQIRPLMSGAAELDVPLVVEVGVGDNWDEAH; encoded by the coding sequence ATGAGCCAAGCCCCCCTCGTCCTGGTGGACGGATCCTCCTACCTGTACCGCGCCTTCCATGCCCTGCCGCCGCTGACAACCTCCGCCGGCTTGCCAACGGGTGCGGTAAAAGGCGTGCTGAACATGCTCAAGAGCCTGCGTCGGCAGTATCCGGACAGCCCCTTTGCGGTGGTCTTCGACGCCAAGGGCGGGACCTTCCGCGATGAGATGTTCGCCCAGTACAAGGCCAATCGCCCCTCGATGCCGGACGAACTGCGGGTGCAGGTAGAACCTCTGCACGCCAGCGTGCGCGCCCTCGGCCTGCCGCTGCTCTGCGTGGAAGGCGTGGAAGCCGATGATGTGATCGGCACCCTGGCCCGACAGAGCGCGGCCGGTGGTCGGCCGGTGGTGATCTCCACGGGCGACAAGGACATGGCGCAGCTGGTCGACGGGCACATTACGCTGGTCAACACCATGACCGGTAGCACGCTGGACATTGATGGCGTGAAGGAGAAATTCGGTGTCGGTCCTGAACTCATCATCGATTACCTGGCGCTGATGGGCGACAAGGTCGACAACATTCCGGGAGTACCCGGTGTCGGCGAGAAGACTGCCCTCGGCCTGCTCACCGGCGTGGGTGGCGGCCTCGATATGCTGTACGCCAGCCTGGACAAGGTCCCGGAACTGCCGATCCGTGGTGCCAAGGGCCTGCCGGCCAAGCTCGAAGAGCATAAGGACATGGCTTACCTGTCCTACAAGCTCGCCACTATCAAGTGCGACGTCGAACTGAACGTCGAAATCGATGCGCTGCATCCTGGCGAACCAGACCGTGATGCCCTGGCCGAGCTCTATCGCACCCTGGAATTCAAAACCTGGCTCGATGACCTGCAGCGCCAGGCGGCCAAGTCCGGCGGAGAACAACTGGCGCTGGAAGAAGCACCGGTTGCCGAGGCCGAGAAGCGCTATGAGGTTGTGCTGGAACAACCTCGGCTCGATGCCTGGATGAAGAAACTCGAGGCCGCCCCGCTGTTCGCCTTCGACACCGAGACCACCAGCCTCGACGCCCAGCAGGCGCAGGTAGTGGGCGTGTCCTTCGCCGTCGAAGCCGGTGAGGCGGCTTACGTTCCGCTTGCCCACAGCTATATGGGTGTGCCGGCGCAGCTCGATCGTGATTCCGTGCTCAAGGCCCTCAAGCCGCTGCTGGAAGATCCGCACAAAGCCAAGGTCGGCCAACACGCCAAATACGACATGAACGTCCTGGCCAATGCCTCCACCCCGATCGCCGTGCAGGGGATCGCCTTCGACACCATGCTCGAGTCTTACGTGCTGGACTCCACCGCCACCCGCCACGACATGGACAGTCTCGCCCTCAAGTACCTGGGCCAGAGCACCATCCGATTCGAGGACATTGCCGGCAAGGGCGCCAAGCAGCTGACCTTCGACCAGATCGCTCTTGAACAGGCCGGCCCCTATGCGGCCGAGGATGCCGACGTCACCCTGCGGCTGCACCAGACCCTCTGGCAGAAGCTGGAGGCCATCCCGTCCCTGGCCAAGGTGCTGAAGGAAATCGAGATGCCGCTGGTGCCGGTGCTGGCGCGAATCGAGCGCAATGGTGCCTATGTCGACGGCAAGCTGCTGGGCCAGCAGAGCCTGGAACTGGGCGAGAAGATGGTGGGACTGGAGCGTCAGGCCTATGAGCTTGCCGGACAGGAGTTCAACCTCGGTTCGCCCAAGCAGCTAGGCGCCATCCTCTATGAAAAACTCGGCCTGCCGGTTCTGGCCAAGACGGCTACCGGTCAGCCTTCCACTGCCGAGAACGTGCTCGCCGACCTTGCCGAGCAGGACTACGAGCTGCCCAAGGTGATCATGCAGTACCGTTCGCTGAGCAAGCTCAAGAGCACCTACACCGACAAGCTGCCGCAGCAGATCAACCCGCGTACTGGGCGCATCCACACTTCCTACCACCAGGCGGTGGCGGCTACCGGTCGCCTGTCATCCACTGACCCGAACCTGCAGAACATCCCGATTCGTACCGCCGAAGGGCGGCGCATCCGTCAGGCCTTCGTCGCGCCCAAGGGCTACAAGCTGCTGGCGGCGGACTATTCGCAGATCGAACTGCGCATCATGGCCCACCTGGCCAAGGACGAAGGCCTGCTGGACGCCTTCCGCCATGATCGCGACGTGCACCGTGCCACCGCATCGGAGGTGTTCGGCGTAGCGCTGGAGGAAGTCAGCAACAACCAGCGACGCAGTGCCAAGGCGATCAACTTCGGCCTGATCTACGGCATGAGCGCCTTCGGCCTGGCCAAACAGATCGGCGTCGAGCGCAAGGAGGCCCAGGCTTACATTGACCGTTACTTCGCCCGCTATCCCGGCGTGCTGGCCTATATGGAGCGCACCCGCGAGCAGGCCGCGCAGCAGGGCTTCGTCGAGACGTTGTTCGGTCGTCGCCTTTACTTGCCGGAAATCCACTCCAAGAACCAGGCCATGCGCAAGGGCGCTGAGCGCACTGCGATCAACGCGCCGATGCAGGGCACCGCAGCTGACATCATGAAGCGTGCGATGGTCGCGGTGGACGATTGGCTGCAGGAAAGTGGTCTGGACGCTCGCGTCATCCTGCAGGTTCACGACGAACTGGTCCTGGAAGTGCGCGAGGAGCTGGTCGCGCAGGTAAGCGAGCAGATTCGTCCGCTCATGAGCGGTGCCGCCGAGCTGGATGTGCCGCTGGTAGTGGAAGTGGGCGTGGGCGACAACTGGGACGAGGCGCACTGA
- a CDS encoding cytochrome c: protein MNKVIVSLLLTLGITGMAHAAGDAKAGQAKAAVCGACHGPDGNSAAPNFPKLAGQGERYLLKQMKDIKAGNRTVLEMTGLLNNLSDQDLADIAAYFSSQKGSVGAADPKVVARGEALFRGGKLEQGMPACTGCHAPDGSGNAAAGFPHLGGQHAQYVAKQLTDFREGNRTNDGDSMIMRGIAAKLSNKDIEAVSSYIQGLH from the coding sequence ATGAACAAAGTAATCGTGAGTCTGCTGTTGACCTTGGGCATCACCGGCATGGCCCACGCCGCTGGCGACGCCAAGGCTGGTCAGGCCAAGGCCGCAGTTTGTGGCGCCTGCCATGGTCCGGACGGCAACAGCGCCGCCCCGAATTTCCCGAAACTGGCTGGTCAGGGCGAACGCTACCTGCTCAAGCAGATGAAGGACATCAAGGCTGGTAACCGTACCGTGCTGGAAATGACCGGCCTGCTGAACAACCTCAGCGATCAGGATCTGGCTGACATCGCCGCCTACTTCTCTAGTCAGAAGGGCAGCGTCGGCGCAGCCGATCCGAAAGTCGTGGCACGCGGCGAAGCGCTCTTCCGCGGCGGCAAACTGGAACAGGGCATGCCCGCTTGCACGGGTTGCCACGCTCCCGATGGTTCCGGTAACGCGGCAGCCGGCTTCCCGCACCTGGGTGGCCAGCATGCCCAGTACGTGGCCAAGCAGCTGACTGATTTCCGCGAAGGCAACCGCACCAACGATGGCGACAGCATGATCATGCGTGGCATCGCCGCCAAGCTGAGCAACAAGGACATCGAAGCGGTATCCAGCTACATCCAGGGCCTGCACTGA
- a CDS encoding DASH family cryptochrome, with protein MRRALLWFKQDLRLDDHPALQIALQADRLLPLYVFDPALLGPSPLGPRRLGVHRARFLLESLAALDSGLRQHGSRLLVVQGHAELVIPTLVEHLGLEEVLTLGEIAPYELDEVRRVRHALGVPLVEMPGNNLLREEDLPRPLIELPSVFNQFRDLMDERLYVFQPRPAPPTLPPLPSGALSLMVPLPTLSRLGLGEPLGTPATAFPFAGGEPAAQARLRDYLWESRGVHQYQETRNGMIGSEYSSKLSPWLANGSLSPRRVAAELHRLEAQHGRSESTQQLWMELLWREFFRWTLLRFGGALFRSDGLKATARAPNNLDERYLRWCNGRTGMPLVDANMRELMMTGWMSSRGRQVVAAYLVNDLQQDWRYGAAWFEEHLLDYDPASNWGNWAYLAGVASDPRRARAFNALRQARQYDPDASYVSLWLPELRGLPIEQRHTPFMLSELQFAGLDYPRLEHIPDNWKPYISSAA; from the coding sequence ATGCGCCGCGCGCTGCTCTGGTTCAAGCAGGATCTCAGGCTCGATGACCACCCGGCGCTCCAGATCGCGCTCCAGGCTGACCGCTTGCTGCCCCTGTACGTCTTCGACCCCGCGCTGCTCGGTCCTTCTCCGTTGGGGCCGCGTCGCCTGGGTGTGCATCGGGCGCGCTTCCTCCTGGAAAGCCTGGCGGCCCTGGACTCCGGCCTGCGCCAGCACGGCTCACGGCTTCTGGTGGTACAGGGCCACGCGGAGCTGGTGATACCCACCCTGGTTGAGCACCTGGGCCTGGAGGAGGTACTGACCCTGGGTGAAATAGCGCCCTACGAGCTCGATGAGGTACGCCGTGTGCGTCATGCCTTGGGCGTGCCCCTCGTCGAGATGCCGGGTAACAACCTGTTGCGTGAAGAAGATCTGCCCCGCCCGCTGATCGAACTGCCTTCAGTCTTCAACCAGTTCCGCGACCTGATGGATGAGCGCCTCTACGTCTTCCAGCCGCGTCCTGCTCCTCCCACGCTGCCACCATTGCCCAGCGGCGCGCTGAGCCTGATGGTGCCCCTGCCAACGCTGTCCCGCCTGGGCCTGGGCGAGCCCCTGGGCACACCGGCCACCGCGTTCCCTTTCGCCGGCGGCGAGCCTGCCGCCCAGGCTCGGCTGCGCGACTATCTCTGGGAATCCCGGGGCGTGCACCAGTACCAGGAAACCCGCAACGGCATGATCGGCAGCGAGTACTCGTCCAAGCTGTCGCCCTGGCTGGCCAACGGCAGCCTGTCACCACGCCGGGTCGCCGCGGAGCTACATCGTCTGGAGGCACAGCATGGCCGCAGTGAGTCGACCCAGCAGCTGTGGATGGAGTTGCTCTGGCGCGAGTTCTTCCGCTGGACCCTGCTGCGCTTTGGTGGCGCCCTGTTCCGCTCGGATGGCCTGAAAGCCACCGCGCGGGCGCCGAACAATCTCGACGAGCGCTACCTGCGTTGGTGCAACGGCCGTACCGGTATGCCGCTGGTGGACGCCAACATGCGCGAGCTGATGATGACAGGCTGGATGTCCAGTCGTGGCCGCCAGGTGGTGGCAGCTTACCTGGTCAACGACTTGCAGCAGGATTGGCGCTATGGCGCGGCATGGTTCGAGGAGCACCTGCTGGACTACGACCCGGCAAGCAACTGGGGCAACTGGGCCTACCTCGCTGGGGTGGCCAGCGACCCGCGTCGCGCGCGGGCCTTCAATGCGCTGCGCCAGGCCCGGCAATACGACCCGGACGCCTCCTACGTCAGTCTCTGGCTACCGGAACTGCGCGGCCTGCCGATCGAGCAGCGCCACACTCCATTCATGCTCAGCGAACTGCAGTTCGCCGGGCTGGATTACCCGCGCCTGGAGCACATTCCGGACAATTGGAAACCTTATATCTCCAGTGCCGCCTGA
- a CDS encoding thiol:disulfide interchange protein DsbA/DsbL, whose protein sequence is MRNLILSAVLAGASLLGMSAVQAEDIEAGKQYVELSSPVPVSVPGKIEVVELFWYGCPHCYQFEPTLNPWAEKLPEDVNFVRIPAMFGGLWNVHGQLFITLESMKVEHQVHKAVFDAIHKEGKKLATPEEMAEFLAGQGVDKDAFLKAYNSFAVKGQMEKAKKLAMAYQITGVPTLVVNGKYRFDISSSGGPEQTLKVAEHLIEKERAAK, encoded by the coding sequence ATGCGTAACCTGATTCTTTCCGCCGTTCTTGCCGGCGCAAGCCTGCTGGGCATGAGCGCCGTCCAGGCTGAGGACATCGAAGCCGGCAAGCAGTATGTCGAGCTGAGCAGCCCGGTTCCGGTGTCGGTTCCCGGCAAGATCGAAGTGGTGGAGCTGTTCTGGTATGGCTGCCCGCACTGCTACCAGTTCGAACCGACCCTCAATCCCTGGGCCGAGAAACTGCCGGAAGACGTCAACTTCGTCCGCATTCCTGCCATGTTCGGCGGCCTTTGGAATGTCCACGGCCAGCTGTTCATCACCCTCGAAAGCATGAAAGTCGAGCATCAGGTCCACAAAGCCGTGTTCGATGCCATCCACAAGGAAGGCAAGAAACTCGCGACCCCCGAGGAAATGGCTGAATTCCTCGCTGGTCAGGGCGTGGACAAGGACGCCTTCCTCAAGGCCTACAACTCCTTTGCGGTGAAGGGCCAGATGGAGAAAGCCAAGAAGTTGGCCATGGCCTACCAGATCACCGGCGTACCGACCCTGGTGGTCAACGGCAAGTACCGCTTCGATATCAGCTCCTCGGGTGGCCCGGAGCAGACCCTCAAGGTCGCCGAGCACCTGATCGAGAAGGAGCGCGCCGCGAAGTAA
- the yihA gene encoding ribosome biogenesis GTP-binding protein YihA/YsxC, whose translation MSSKNPILGLCQQARFLISAAKVDQCPSDTGLEVAFAGRSNAGKSSALNTLTHASLARTSKTPGRTQLLNFFSLDEERRLVDLPGYGYAKVPIPLKQHWQHHLEAYLSSRESLAGLVLLMDIRHPLTDFDRLMLDWSSAGNMPMHILLTKADKLAFGAAKNALLKVRQEIRKGWGEGVSIQLFSAPKRQGIEEAHAVLAHWLQLDLQDDETEA comes from the coding sequence ATGTCATCGAAGAACCCGATCCTCGGCCTGTGCCAACAGGCCCGTTTTCTCATCAGTGCTGCCAAGGTCGACCAGTGCCCATCGGACACCGGACTGGAGGTGGCTTTTGCCGGGCGTTCCAACGCCGGAAAGTCCAGCGCGCTGAACACCCTTACCCATGCCAGTCTGGCGCGCACCTCGAAAACTCCGGGGCGCACCCAGTTGCTGAATTTCTTCTCCCTGGACGAAGAACGTCGCCTGGTGGACCTGCCAGGCTACGGCTACGCCAAGGTGCCGATCCCGCTCAAGCAGCACTGGCAGCATCACCTGGAGGCCTATCTCAGCAGCCGCGAAAGCCTCGCCGGGCTGGTCCTGCTGATGGACATCCGCCACCCGCTGACCGACTTCGACCGCCTGATGCTGGACTGGTCGAGCGCGGGCAACATGCCCATGCACATCCTGCTGACCAAGGCCGACAAGCTGGCTTTCGGTGCCGCGAAAAATGCCCTGCTGAAGGTTCGCCAGGAAATCCGCAAGGGTTGGGGCGAGGGTGTCAGCATCCAGCTGTTTTCCGCGCCCAAGCGCCAGGGCATCGAGGAAGCCCATGCGGTGCTTGCGCACTGGCTGCAGCTGGATCTGCAGGATGACGAGACCGAAGCCTGA
- a CDS encoding N-acetylmuramoyl-L-alanine amidase yields the protein MKALVLSLALLLLGGCAGGLRIDDSHRSVSQSSRVQYVVLHYTSTDMESSLRLLTRDGVSSHYLIGDHPAKVYRLVDENRRAWHAGVSEWQGRTWLNASTLGIELVNNGYRDTPAGRVYQPFSEEQIEALILLLKDIVQRHNLPLGSIIGHSDIAPQRKVDPGPLFPWKRLADAGLLPWPDARAVAREQARFAAALPTVGWFQQQLIRQGYSTPQSGVLDKETRNVIAAFQMKYRQRLYDGQPDAETAALLLVLNGMPR from the coding sequence ATGAAAGCCCTTGTCCTGAGCCTTGCCCTGCTTCTGCTCGGTGGCTGCGCCGGCGGACTGCGCATTGACGATAGCCACCGTTCGGTGAGCCAGAGCAGCCGTGTGCAGTACGTGGTGTTGCACTACACCTCCACCGACATGGAGAGCTCCCTGCGCCTGCTGACCCGTGACGGCGTCAGCAGCCATTACCTGATTGGCGACCATCCAGCCAAGGTCTATCGCCTGGTGGATGAGAATCGCCGCGCCTGGCATGCGGGCGTCAGCGAGTGGCAGGGGCGTACCTGGTTGAACGCCAGCACCCTTGGCATCGAACTGGTCAACAATGGCTACCGCGATACTCCAGCCGGGCGCGTCTACCAGCCGTTCAGCGAGGAGCAGATCGAGGCCCTGATCCTGCTGCTCAAGGACATCGTCCAGCGCCACAACCTGCCACTGGGCAGCATCATCGGCCACAGCGATATCGCGCCCCAGCGCAAGGTCGACCCGGGCCCGCTGTTCCCCTGGAAACGCCTGGCCGACGCCGGGCTGCTGCCCTGGCCGGACGCGCGAGCGGTGGCCCGTGAACAGGCGCGTTTCGCTGCGGCTCTACCCACGGTCGGCTGGTTCCAACAGCAGCTCATTCGCCAGGGCTACAGCACGCCGCAGAGCGGGGTCCTGGACAAGGAAACCCGCAACGTCATCGCCGCCTTCCAGATGAAGTACCGCCAGCGCCTCTACGACGGCCAGCCCGATGCCGAGACCGCCGCCCTGCTGCTGGTGCTCAACGGCATGCCGCGTTAA
- a CDS encoding cytochrome c5 family protein, which produces MKKVLLAASLAALSFVAQAAQDPEAVFNRACGACHTGQLPMAPKKGDKAAWEPRLAKGMDTLVQSVTNGLNAMPPKGLCMDCSAEDYKAVIQWMSQ; this is translated from the coding sequence ATGAAGAAAGTACTGCTCGCTGCTAGCCTTGCGGCGCTGTCCTTCGTCGCGCAAGCGGCCCAGGATCCTGAAGCGGTTTTCAACCGGGCCTGCGGCGCCTGTCATACTGGTCAGCTGCCGATGGCGCCGAAGAAGGGCGACAAGGCTGCCTGGGAACCGCGCCTGGCCAAGGGCATGGACACTCTGGTACAGAGCGTCACCAACGGTTTGAACGCCATGCCGCCGAAAGGTCTGTGCATGGATTGCAGTGCCGAGGACTACAAGGCCGTCATCCAGTGGATGAGCCAATAA